The DNA segment GTTAAGTTTCCAAGCCTTAGCTCACCTACCGTACTTGGTTTTCTTATcagatataattttaataatgtaaaatcagttcattaaaatatattattaaatattaaatattaatattacatattaaatattaataattcaAGAGTATATCTTAATAAGctgctttctctttaatttctccaAAATTATCTTGTACAATATTCTGAGTTCTTATGTGTGAATAGATTGTGATCAAATGCAGGACTCTGCCATGATGTGACAGCAGTATCATGTAAAAATTGTGATTTGCCTATTTGTGTCAGCATCAGGTCAAAAGTATGTAATTGCAGTTGGGTGATAATGTcactgtgcactgtgcatgtatTTCCATTTTGGCATCATCATTTGTTGCCCCTGGATTCTCCTAATGTGAGGGAGATTATTCTCATAGGGTGTCCTTGAGCTATAACCATTATGGAGCATGCCTATCATGGTTGTAActtgtgatggtcataaaatggattggtcatgtgaccagtccAATTTTATGACACTTTTTGCAGCAGTTAAGTGAACATCATGGCCGTAAAGCAAATGCCACACTCATAAAGCAAACCTATGGTTTGCTATGGGCACAGTTTTgttgaaactggaagtaaatgctggtgtTCAGCAaaactgtggtcacatgactacaggaTACTGCAAACATATGCAACTGTTACCAAGTGCCTAAAGCATGGTCACATGACGAGATGGGGGAACCTttggaactttgaatccaggtcaTAGATGCTTCCAAGTAGACCCTTtggaacttcaaacggtcactagacAATTAgtgataagttgagggctacctatactaTGTCCTTTTTCTTCAGCTTTTCTGAACTCCTTTGGATAATTTTTCAGTCAAAAATTTCTTTAAACAACTTCACAGAGGAGGAGAATCTATAGAAATTATCTTCATTAGCAGGAGATACCTGTAAAAACATTACTCACAAGATGGTCTCCAAAGTAGGAGGTTACTGCTTATTCAAGGTCTAAGCCAAACAGATTAGTCCTGACAGAAAAAAGCCATGACTTAAATTCTGTGAATTATGTATACTGGGTTTTATTAAAGCAGCAAATATTAATACTAAAATTGTTTGTACAAGAGAATTCTGTGGTTCAGAACTGAATTATATGTGATGACTAAGTCTGATGCTTTAATTTGGGTAATTTTGTGCagaaattcttttaaaatttccATGCTTCGATTTAACAATTGGatggggtacaggtagtcctcgacttacaaccacaattgagcccaaaatttctgttaagtgagacatttaagtgagttttacctcattttacaacttttcttgccatagttgttaagtgagtcactgcaattggtaagttagtaacccggttattaagtgaatgtggcttccccattgactttgcttgtcaaaaggttgcaaaaggtgatcacatgtccttgggacacagcaacgatcATAGTCAGTTGCcaggcttctgaattttgatcacatgatcatggggttgctacaaaggtcataactgaaaaattgacataagtcacttttatcagtgcttttgtaactttgaatgatcattaaatgaactgttgtaagtcaaggactacctgtatatgtgggctatattttaaatttgaaagGTTTGAGTCAGcttaaatttggaaaaaaatgtactACTAAGAATTAAAAAATCTTAACTGTGTATAAATTATTACATGTACAATTTTAATGAAGTTACTGATTAATATATATTTACATGCTATGATATTGGATACTATTAAATGATTTTTATCTCTTCAGGATGTGATTGGCTGTACACAGGAGATGGACTTCATACTTTGGCCTCGGAATGATATTGAGAAGATAGTCTGTCTTCTGTTTTCTAGATGGAAGGGATCAGATGATGAGCCCTTTAGGCCTGTTCAGGTATGGCATATGCAGATAAAACTCAAGTAAGCAGATGTTATTTCAGATGAAAACCACTGCCTTTTAATGCTGATCAGATAGGACTTTTGGATTTTTGAAGCTGCAATTAGCAATCTGGTACCTTAATATTACTTTGAATACTACTTCCATGTACTCAAATCAGCCTGGACAATAATTGGCTATTATGAGGTTTGTAATGCAAAGTGGATAGAAACCAGGAGTTGTCTACCTTGACTTAGTGTTGATTGCAGTACAAGATGTGTAATTGTGAGGATGCATGCAAATGGATCTGGATGACCTTGGTATTTGTGATATATTGTAGGTTTAATTCGTAAGGCATtctgtcatttttaaaatattgctttattttttgaACCAATCTCCTAGTTCAATAAGctaattttattatataacaaATAATGCAGAAATTGGTTGTGAGGGCCCCAGTAGTTATTGGCATACTGGGtgccatacaaaaaaaaaatttgaacagcacttggaaattttgtcaatatgcaTATTTTCTATCTGTGGATTACAAAAGGCTACAgtgcttggatctgcacatatgCTATGCCAATACATTATGACATCCTAGGTACTTGGGAAAAACCTGATGCATTTGAAGGCCAGTAcgagctaaagaactggcagctgtaatTTCATACCTAAAAGTTCTAATATAATGATTTAACAATAGAAAAAAAACAGTTTTCCCAATTGCTAAATTTGTTAAACTTATATAGAATAATAGCTTGTATATTGgaattcttcttgtgccatatctgtcatcagacgttggcaatcatgttggcaatcctatttttgtcaacagctgcatgaaaaagtgctgctcagttttgtccaaaccatatTGGAATAGGGGAGGCAAAAGAATTGAATACTTTTCTTCAGACTCGAGGGTGCTCATTTGCTCATAATTCAGTTGGTGGATCTTAGAAGGCAACCcatgttcctttcttcttttttgttcccCTCTGGGTTTAGTTTCTTTGTAATTCTTTTGTCTTGCActgagtttatttgtttttaagtgGCTTTTTTTGACAATTGTAGGCCACCCAGAGTTACTGAGCATCGGAGAGcatgtaatagttcaaaaaataactacactttttaaattttaaattaaaatattttttgttgttgaatattttgaataGGCCAGGTTTGAATTTCATCATGGTGACTATGAAAAACAGTTTCTGCATGTACTGAGCCGAAAGGACAAGACTGGAATTGTTATCAACAACCCTAACCAGTCAGTGTTTCTTTTCATTGACAGACAGCACTTGCAGGTAAACTTCTTCCAGTATATAATAGTTGCTTCATTTATTATTTAGCATTATTATTTGTCATGACAGAAcattgaagatagatagataatacggTGTATACACAGGCATTAAGCATTATATTGTGAGGTATAACAGATTGgtcatttttttgtgttttggTAGTGTAACGAACAATAGGCAGCATCCTTTTAAATTGTAGAATTGAAAAATAGAGATTTGATGCACACAAGCAAATATAAACCTGTGCATCAGTAGTATTCGTTGTTTACCGTAGTACTGAGTCTCTGCTGAACTCCTTTTAAAGTGTAACTTAATCTAGCCTTGGGAAAAACATTTTTCTCTGtgagaaaaagtaaaatatagaAATCTGATAGTTGCATATCTagtaaaaaatattataaagtgacagatttttagtttttatttcccTATGCTTCCTTTCAAGTTCctaaattatttctgaaaagtCAAACTGGGAGAAATGTAAAGCTTTTTTTCCATGCACAAAAAGCCCCTATCCTTGGTTCTGAAATTATCTATTTTTTACAGACTCCAAAAAACAAAGCTACAATCTTCAAGTTATGCAGCATCTGCCTGTATCTGCCACAGGAGCAACTCACCCACTGGGCGGTTGGTACTGTAGAGGATCACCTCCGCCCATACATGCCAGAATAGGGTTCTGGCCAGCAAAATGGGGAAAATCACAGATTGCAGGAGTGTAGTTTCCACTTTCCTCGCCATTTATTCTTTCGGAATAGAAGAAAATGGACACATGCTCAGAACACTATCCATCGTGAACCTTGATCATCCTGGATTATTTTCTGTTATCATTTATatctcagaacttttttttaagatGTTTTCCGCATGGACTTTATGAAAGAGAATGCTCTGCATATTTCTGCATTGCATGAGCATCTTTACCAAAATGTGAAATGAAGGGACTGTTACACACTGAAAGAAATGTTATCTGAGAGCACAAAGTGATCATTTATGGTGGTGTGTCCATTTGTGCTGGTCATGTCCCCTGTTTCAGTATTCATAGGGTGAAAAGTGAATGTAAGGGTGTAAAAGCCTTCTAAGCGTTGCTTTTAACATGATTGTATCAAAGCTGTGTCAGATTCATTCTGATGATGAGTTCTCTGGCTTGCTACAGTAGATGGCTTACTATGGGAAAGAAATCTTTTAAGGAAGAAAAGCATCTCATTCATTGTAGGCATTAATTGCCTCTCTTATTTTGCTTGGC comes from the Ahaetulla prasina isolate Xishuangbanna chromosome 3, ASM2864084v1, whole genome shotgun sequence genome and includes:
- the C3H6orf62 gene encoding uncharacterized protein C6orf62 homolog, which gives rise to MGDPNSRKKQALNRLRAQLKKKKESLADQFDFKMYIAFVFKDKRKKSALFEVSEVIPVMTNNYEENILKGVRDSSYSLESSIELLQKDIVQLHAPRYQSMRRDVIGCTQEMDFILWPRNDIEKIVCLLFSRWKGSDDEPFRPVQARFEFHHGDYEKQFLHVLSRKDKTGIVINNPNQSVFLFIDRQHLQTPKNKATIFKLCSICLYLPQEQLTHWAVGTVEDHLRPYMPE